In one window of Henckelia pumila isolate YLH828 chromosome 1, ASM3356847v2, whole genome shotgun sequence DNA:
- the LOC140874815 gene encoding pectinesterase-like, with product MGNFSGSKKKLVVAGLASILLVAMVVAVAVTVTNKKCDTTSDGGNKISATAKAVKAICSPTDYKETCEQSLSNANSTDPKELIKVVFDVAVKNISDVIKKSSLLKEAAEDPRTKAALETCDELLDTSMDDLRRSFEKVGAFDTTKVDEYIEDLKTWLSAAITYQETCIDAFENTTGDTGEKMKKLLKTAAELSSNGLAMVTDFSSVLSSLQIQGFSRKLLSDSAENEESEKRRLYDYGHDDSDYYPGSPHKKQHGRRLLDNPPNFVSSKARRLLAVPRAFLRPNIVVAQDGSAGKFRRINDALATVPKKNNNPFVIFVKSGVYKETVIIPRKMNNIILIGDGPTRTIITGSKNFAEGTQTFHSATVAVNGDDFIARDIGFENTAGAAKHQAVALRVSGDRAIFQNVHMNGYQDTLYTHAYRQYYRNCLISGTIDFVFGDAVSVFQRCRFVVREPMKNQACMVTAQGRKDPRGVGVIVIQDSDIVPEPAFLAVKPALKAYLGRPWKEYSRTIIMHSYIDGFIDPEGWSAWAGTYGLNTLYYGEYQNRGAGSNLSHRVRWKGIKRITPQIAQSFTGGRLYQGDQWITSSGVPYSPAL from the exons ATGGGAAACTTTTCCGGAAGCAAGAAGAAGTTGGTTGTTGCTGGCCTTGCCTCCATTCTTTTGGTTGCCATGGTGGTCGCTGTCGCGGTTACCGTCACCAACAAGAAATGTGACACGACATCTGATGGCGGCAACAAAATCAGTGCCACCGCTAAGGCGGTGAAGGCCATTTGCAGCCCCACTGATTACAAAGAAACCTGTGAACAAAGCCTCTCCAATGCCAACTCCACCGATCCTAAGGAGTTGATCAAGGTGGTATTCGATGTGGCAGTAAAAAATATCAGCGATGTGATCAAGAAATCATCTCTTCTCAAAGAAGCAGCTGAGGATCCTAGGACTAAGGCAGCACTCGAGACATGTGATGAGCTGCTGGACACCTCCATGGATGATCTCCGAAGGTCCTTCGAAAAGGTTGGTGCATTCGATACTACGAAGGTGGACGAATATATCGAGGACTTGAAGACATGGCTTAGCGCCGCCATTACGTATCAAGAGACATGCATCGATGCATTCGAGAACACCACTGGCGACACGGGGGAGAAGATGAAGAAGCTTCTGAAAACCGCAGCAGAGCTCTCCAGCAACGGGCTCGCAATGGTCACTGATTTTTCTTCCGTGCTTTCATCATTGCAGATACAAGGATTTAGCCGAAAGCTACTTTCGGATTCCGCGGAAAATGAGGAATCGGAGAAAAGGAGACTGTACGACTATGGCCATGATGACTCTGACTATTATCCAGGGAGTCCTCACAAGAAACAGCATGGTAGGAGACTTCTTGACAATCCTCCTAATTTTGTTAGTAGCAAGGCACGAAGACTTCTCGCTGTGCCACGAGCATTTTTGAGGCCTAATATAGTGGTGGCTCAGGATGGGAGCGCGGGGAAATTCCGGCGAATCAACGATGCCCTGGCCACCGTGCCCAAGAAGAATAACAACCCTTTTGTCATCTTTGTCAAGTCTGGTGTGTATAAAGAAACTGTCATAATCCCAAGAAAGATGAACAACATTATTCTCATCGGAGATGGACCAACAAGAACCATAATCACGGGTAGCAAGAACTTCGCCGAGGGCACTCAAACATTCCACTCTGCCACAGTTG CCGTGAATGGAGACGATTTCATCGCTAGGGACATTGGGTTTGAGAACACCGCCGGTGCAGCAAAACACCAAGCAGTGGCCCTCCGTGTCTCCGGAGACCGAGCCATCTTCCAGAATGTCCACATGAACGGGTACCAGGACACCCTATACACCCACGCCTACCGCCAGTACTACCGCAACTGCCTCATCTCCGGCACCATCGACTTTGTCTTCGGTGATGCTGTGTCCGTCTTCCAACGTTGCCGATTCGTGGTCCGGGAACCCATGAAGAACCAAGCGTGCATGGTGACTGCCCAAGGGCGCAAAGACCCCCGTGGGGTGGGAGTGATCGTGATCCAAGACTCGGACATCGTCCCAGAACCAGCATTCTTGGCAGTGAAGCCTGCCCTCAAGGCATACCTTGGGAGACCGTGGAAAGAGTATTCAAGAACCATTATCATGCATTCCTATATCGATGGGTTCATCGATCCAGAGGGGTGGTCGGCATGGGCGGGAACTTATGGTCTGAATACTCTGTATTATGGGGAGTACCAGAATCGTGGGGCTGGATCTAACTTGTCACATCGGGTTCGGTGGAAGGGTATCAAGAGGATCACTCCTCAGATTGCTCAGAGCTTCACTGGTGGGAGACTTTATCAGGGTGATCAGTGGATTACATCTTCTGGAGTACCATATTCTCCTGCCTTATAA